The Pseudochaenichthys georgianus chromosome 24, fPseGeo1.2, whole genome shotgun sequence genome includes a region encoding these proteins:
- the chrna2b gene encoding neuronal acetylcholine receptor subunit alpha-2 isoform X1, translated as MGHNHLFSVWTAFLCSLLFCESVLCFEKTHSHAEDELFKTLFAGYNKWSRPVPNISDVVIVKFGLSIAQLIDVDEKNQMMTTNVWLKQEWNDYKLRWKPSDYDNVTSIRVPSELIWVPDIVLYNNADGEFAVTHMTKAHLFHNGKVRWVPPAIYKSSCSIDVTFFPFDQQNCKMKFGSWTYDKAKIDLEKTEAVDLNNYWESGEWAIINAVGTYNTKKYDCCHEIYPDITYFFIIRRLPLFYTINLIIPCLLISCLTVLVFYLPSDCGEKITLCISVLLSLTVFLLLITEIIPSTSLVIPLIGEYLLFTMIFVTLSIVITVFVLNVHHRSPSTHKMPRWVHSVFLDMIPCWLFMRRPAPDVRRRRLLLLQQEAAADRRQARLAGFKHGNCLSTSANWLRDGTSSEDPERSSYEDLELGTLTSYFSFRPPSPRPPGSTPPTQQKNQQNSQNQPEGATGANRQRLNTIQRAIKGDNTVSDSTFLLSPSVIRALEGVHYIADHLRAEDADFSVKEDWKYVAMVIDRIFLWMFIIVCLLGTIGLFLPPWLAGMI; from the exons ATGGGACACAACCACCTGTTCTCTGTGTGGACGGCTTTTCTCTGTTCCTTACTGTTTTGTGAGTCAG TTCTTTGTTTTGAGAAGACCCACTCGCACGCTGAGGATGAGCTCTTCAAGACGCTGTTCGCCGGGTACAACAAGTGGTCGAGACCCGTGCCCAACATCTCTGACGTGGTCATCGTCAAGTTCGGACTGTCCATCGCACAGCTCATAGATGTG GATGAGAAGAACCAAATGATGACAACCAACGTGTGGCTTAAACAG GAGTGGAATGACTACAAACTTCGCTGGAAACCGTCCGATTACGACAATGTGACGTCCATCAGAGTGCCGTCAGAGCTCATATGGGTGCCAGACATCGTCCTCTACAACAA CGCTGATGGCGAGTTTGCTGTGACCCACATGACCAAAGCTCACCTATTCCACAACGGTAAAGTCCGCTGGGTGCCTCCTGCCATCtacaaaagctcctgcagcatcGACGTCACCTTCTTCCCCTTCGACCAACAGAACTGCAAAATGAAATTTGGCTCGTGGACGTACGACAAGGCCAAGATTGACCTGGAGAAAACGGAAGCAGTGGACCTGAACAACTACTGGGAGAGCGGCGAATGGGCCATCATCAACGCAGTGGGGACGTACAACACCAAGAAATACGACTGCTGCCACGAGATCTACCCAGACATCACCTACTTCTTCATCATTCGGAGGCTGCCCCTGTTTTACACCATCAACCTCATCATCCCCTGCCTGCTCATCTCCTGCCTCACTGTTCTGGTGTTCTATCTGCCCTCAGACTGCGGGGAGAAGATCACCCTGTGCATCTCCGTGCTGCTGTCCCTCACTgttttcctcctcctcatcaccGAGATCATCCCCTCCACCTCCCTCGTCATCCCGCTGATCGGAGAGTACCTCCTCTTCACTATGATTTTCGTCACCCTCTCCATCGTCATCACTGTGTTCGTGCTCAACGTGCACCATCGCTCTCCCAGCACTCACAAGATGCCCCGCTGGGTCCACTCCGTGTTCCTGGACATGATCCCGTGCTGGCTTTTCATGCGGCGGCCCGCGCCAGATGTCCGCCGTCGCAGGCTGTTGCTGCTGCAGCAGGAGGCGGCGGCCGACCGGAGGCAGGCCCGATTGGCCGGGTTCAAACATGGCAACTGCCTCAGCACCTCGGCCAACTGGCTAAGAGACGGGACATCCTCAGAGGACCCCGAGAGAAGCTCTTATGAGGACTTAGAGCTGGGGACCCTGACGTCATATTTCTCCTTTCGCCCTCCTTCGCCCAGACCTCCGGGGTCCACTCCCCCGACCCAACAGAAAAACCAACAGAACAGCCAGAACCAGCCGGAGGGGGCGACGGGGGCAAACAGACAGAGACTCAATACCATTCAGAGGGCCATTAAAGGAGATAACACAGTATCAGACTCAACTTTCCTGCTCTCACCAAGTGTTATACGTGCTCTGGAAGGGGTGCACTACATCGCAGACCACCTGAGGGCCGAGGATGCTGACTTCAGC GTGAAAGAGGATTGGAAGTATGTCGCCATGGTGATTGACCGCATCTTCCTGTGGATGTTCATTATTGTGTGCCTGCTTGGGACCATCGGCCTCTTCCTACCCCCTTGGCTAGCTGGCATGATCTAG
- the chrna2b gene encoding neuronal acetylcholine receptor subunit alpha-2 isoform X2, which yields MGHNHLFSVWTAFLCSLLFFLCFEKTHSHAEDELFKTLFAGYNKWSRPVPNISDVVIVKFGLSIAQLIDVDEKNQMMTTNVWLKQEWNDYKLRWKPSDYDNVTSIRVPSELIWVPDIVLYNNADGEFAVTHMTKAHLFHNGKVRWVPPAIYKSSCSIDVTFFPFDQQNCKMKFGSWTYDKAKIDLEKTEAVDLNNYWESGEWAIINAVGTYNTKKYDCCHEIYPDITYFFIIRRLPLFYTINLIIPCLLISCLTVLVFYLPSDCGEKITLCISVLLSLTVFLLLITEIIPSTSLVIPLIGEYLLFTMIFVTLSIVITVFVLNVHHRSPSTHKMPRWVHSVFLDMIPCWLFMRRPAPDVRRRRLLLLQQEAAADRRQARLAGFKHGNCLSTSANWLRDGTSSEDPERSSYEDLELGTLTSYFSFRPPSPRPPGSTPPTQQKNQQNSQNQPEGATGANRQRLNTIQRAIKGDNTVSDSTFLLSPSVIRALEGVHYIADHLRAEDADFSVKEDWKYVAMVIDRIFLWMFIIVCLLGTIGLFLPPWLAGMI from the exons ATGGGACACAACCACCTGTTCTCTGTGTGGACGGCTTTTCTCTGTTCCTTACTGTTTT TTCTTTGTTTTGAGAAGACCCACTCGCACGCTGAGGATGAGCTCTTCAAGACGCTGTTCGCCGGGTACAACAAGTGGTCGAGACCCGTGCCCAACATCTCTGACGTGGTCATCGTCAAGTTCGGACTGTCCATCGCACAGCTCATAGATGTG GATGAGAAGAACCAAATGATGACAACCAACGTGTGGCTTAAACAG GAGTGGAATGACTACAAACTTCGCTGGAAACCGTCCGATTACGACAATGTGACGTCCATCAGAGTGCCGTCAGAGCTCATATGGGTGCCAGACATCGTCCTCTACAACAA CGCTGATGGCGAGTTTGCTGTGACCCACATGACCAAAGCTCACCTATTCCACAACGGTAAAGTCCGCTGGGTGCCTCCTGCCATCtacaaaagctcctgcagcatcGACGTCACCTTCTTCCCCTTCGACCAACAGAACTGCAAAATGAAATTTGGCTCGTGGACGTACGACAAGGCCAAGATTGACCTGGAGAAAACGGAAGCAGTGGACCTGAACAACTACTGGGAGAGCGGCGAATGGGCCATCATCAACGCAGTGGGGACGTACAACACCAAGAAATACGACTGCTGCCACGAGATCTACCCAGACATCACCTACTTCTTCATCATTCGGAGGCTGCCCCTGTTTTACACCATCAACCTCATCATCCCCTGCCTGCTCATCTCCTGCCTCACTGTTCTGGTGTTCTATCTGCCCTCAGACTGCGGGGAGAAGATCACCCTGTGCATCTCCGTGCTGCTGTCCCTCACTgttttcctcctcctcatcaccGAGATCATCCCCTCCACCTCCCTCGTCATCCCGCTGATCGGAGAGTACCTCCTCTTCACTATGATTTTCGTCACCCTCTCCATCGTCATCACTGTGTTCGTGCTCAACGTGCACCATCGCTCTCCCAGCACTCACAAGATGCCCCGCTGGGTCCACTCCGTGTTCCTGGACATGATCCCGTGCTGGCTTTTCATGCGGCGGCCCGCGCCAGATGTCCGCCGTCGCAGGCTGTTGCTGCTGCAGCAGGAGGCGGCGGCCGACCGGAGGCAGGCCCGATTGGCCGGGTTCAAACATGGCAACTGCCTCAGCACCTCGGCCAACTGGCTAAGAGACGGGACATCCTCAGAGGACCCCGAGAGAAGCTCTTATGAGGACTTAGAGCTGGGGACCCTGACGTCATATTTCTCCTTTCGCCCTCCTTCGCCCAGACCTCCGGGGTCCACTCCCCCGACCCAACAGAAAAACCAACAGAACAGCCAGAACCAGCCGGAGGGGGCGACGGGGGCAAACAGACAGAGACTCAATACCATTCAGAGGGCCATTAAAGGAGATAACACAGTATCAGACTCAACTTTCCTGCTCTCACCAAGTGTTATACGTGCTCTGGAAGGGGTGCACTACATCGCAGACCACCTGAGGGCCGAGGATGCTGACTTCAGC GTGAAAGAGGATTGGAAGTATGTCGCCATGGTGATTGACCGCATCTTCCTGTGGATGTTCATTATTGTGTGCCTGCTTGGGACCATCGGCCTCTTCCTACCCCCTTGGCTAGCTGGCATGATCTAG